A genomic segment from Poecilia reticulata strain Guanapo linkage group LG3, Guppy_female_1.0+MT, whole genome shotgun sequence encodes:
- the mc1r gene encoding melanocyte-stimulating hormone receptor, whose product MDFNNSSLRYLHVEFNPLTEIMDENETNSTLGERSSPSCVQIRIPQELFLALGIISLVENILVILAIIRNRNLHSPMYYFICCLAVSDMLVSVSNVVETIFMLLNDHGLLDVHPGMLRHLDNVIDVMICSSVVSSLSFLCTIAADRYITIFYALRYHSIMTTQRAVTIIAVVWLASVTSSILFIVYHTDNAVIVCLVTFFCITLVFNAALYLHMFVLAHVHSRRITAFHKGRRQSTSMKGAITLTILLGVFILCWGPFFLHLILILACPASPFCNCFFRNFNLFLILIICNSLIDPLIYAYRSQELRKTLQELVLCSWCFGM is encoded by the coding sequence ATGGATTTCAACAACAGCTCCCTGCGCTATCTCCACGTGGAGTTCAACCCGCTGACTGAAATCATGGACGAGAACGAGACGAACTCCACGCTCGGCGAGCGAAGCTCGCCGAGCTGCGTCCAGATCCGCATCCCGCAGGAGCTTTTCCTGGCGCTGGGCATCATCAGCCTGGTGGAGAACATCCTGGTGATCCTGGCGATCATCAGGAACCGCAACCTGCACTCGCCCATGTACTACTTCATCTGCTGCCTGGCCGTGTCCGACATGCTGGTGAGCGTCAGCAACGTGGTGGAGACCATCTTCATGCTCCTGAACGACCACGGCCTCCTGGACGTGCACCCGGGCATGCTGCGCCACCTGGACAACGTCATCGACGTGATGATCTGCAGCTCCGTGGTGTCCTCGCTCTCCTTCCTGTGCACCATCGCCGCGGACCGCTACATCACCATCTTCTACGCCCTGCGCTACCACAGCATCATGACCACGCAGCGCGCCGTCACCATCATCGCGGTGGTGTGGCTGGCCAGCGTCACCTCCAGCATCCTCTTCATCGTGTACCACACCGACAACGCCGTCATCGTGTGCCTGGTCACCTTCTTCTGCATCACCCTGGTGTTCAACGCGGCTCTCTACCTGCACATGTTCGTGTTGGCGCACGTGCACTCGCGGCGCATCACCGCGTTTCACAAAGGCAGGCGCCAGTCCACCAGCATGAAGGGCGCGATCACCCTCACCATCCTGCTCGGCGTCTTCATTCTGTGCTGGGGGCCTTTCTTCCTCcacctcatcctcatcctcgcCTGCCCCGCCAGTCCCTTCTGCAACTGCTTCTTCCGGAACTTCAACCTTTTCCTAATTCTGATCATCTGCAACTCCCTGATCGACCCGCTCATCTACGCGTACAGGAGCCAGGAGCTGCGTAAAACCCTGCAGGAGCTGGTCCTGTGCTCCTGGTGCTTCGGCATGTAG